GGATATAAAAATCAAACCACAGACAATAGCCGTATAAAATATTATCTTCTTAAATGCTTCCCACAAATCGCCTTTTGTTTTTTGGCGTTTCCCTAAAATTTTGGCAGAAAATAAGACCAGTGAAATCTTGGCCATTTCGGCCGGTTGAAATGTTGCTCCCCAGAAATTAAGTGTACGCCCGCTGGAAGAAACAAATGATGTTCCGCGCATTACAATGGAAAAAAGTAAAAATCCGATACTGGCCAGCAAAGCCCACCATGCCAATTTTGAGTACAACTTTATGGGCAGCACATTCACCATGAGCAAAATTACCCCAATTCCTGCACCTAAAAACACCACCTGGCGGAAAAGGTATTTCATGGTGTTTCCCTGAGCCACACGATAGGCCAATGCACCCGTAGAACTGTACACAATAAGCAGCGACAACACCGATAACAGCATCAGCACCATCCAAAGCACGCGGTCGCCCTTAAATAATTTCAGAATGGAATGTTGCATTACAAATTCCTTACTTCTTTTTTAAATTGATTTCCTCTGTCTTCGTAATTCTCAAATAGATCAAAACTTGCACACGCCGGTGACAACAGCACTGTGTCGCCATTTCGGGCCAGGTAGTAGGCAGCTTTTACTGCCTCTTCCATGCTTGATGCATCCACAATATCAGCCACACAATCGCCAAAAGCTTCGTGTAACTTGGCATTGTTTTTACCCAGACAAACAATAGCTTTTACCTTGTTGGTTACAAGCCCCTGCAACATGGTGTAGTCATTACCTTTGTCTACTCCTCCGGCAATCCAGATCACCGGTTTGTGTACACTTTCCAACGCATACCACGATGAATTTACGTTCGTTGCTTTCGAGTCGTTAATAAACTCGATGCCATGAACCTTAAGAAAGCGCTCCAAACGGTGTTCAACACCTGTAAAATCCGAAAGGCTTTCTCTCAGTTGTTCATCCCTGATTTTTAATACCTTACTTGCAATGCCTGCGGCCATGCTGTTGTAGGTATTGTGTTTCCCCTGTAGTGATAAATCCAGTATCGACATGCTGAATTGATTTTGATTAAAGTTGATAATTATCCGATTGTCTCTCACACCTGCTCCAGGCCCGGCAGCCTCTTCCAACCCAAAAGGAAGTTGAACAGGTTTTATCTCTCTTTTATTTATTTCTTTTTGAATTACTTCGTCGTCGGCACAATAAACGAAGTAGTCATCTGCTGTCTGATTTTGAAGAATCCTGAATTTTGAGTCGGTGTAGTTTTGCATATCGTAGCCGTAACGATCAAGATGATCGGGCGTGATATTCATTAACACTGCTACATCTGCTTTGAATTCGTACATTCCGTCGAGTTGAAAACTACTTAGCTCGATTACATACACATCAAAATTTTCTTCGGCCACCTGCCAGGCAAAGCTTTTCCCAACATTTCCTGCCAGCCCAACATTTAATCCTGCTTCTTGCAGAATATGGTAAATCAGCAAAGTGGTAGTGGTTTTGCCGTTGCTCCCGGTAATACAAATGGTTTTAGCCGATGAAAAACGACCGCCAAACTCTATTTCCGAAATTACCGGAGTGCCCTGCTCTTTTAATTGCTTTACCAGAGGTGCTGTTTCGGG
This is a stretch of genomic DNA from uncultured Draconibacterium sp.. It encodes these proteins:
- the murD gene encoding UDP-N-acetylmuramoyl-L-alanine--D-glutamate ligase, which codes for MKGLVAILGAGESGVGAAILAQKKGYDVFVSDLGKIKEKYKDVLSNYKIDFEEGHHSEEKILSAELVVKSPGIPETAPLVKQLKEQGTPVISEIEFGGRFSSAKTICITGSNGKTTTTLLIYHILQEAGLNVGLAGNVGKSFAWQVAEENFDVYVIELSSFQLDGMYEFKADVAVLMNITPDHLDRYGYDMQNYTDSKFRILQNQTADDYFVYCADDEVIQKEINKREIKPVQLPFGLEEAAGPGAGVRDNRIIINFNQNQFSMSILDLSLQGKHNTYNSMAAGIASKVLKIRDEQLRESLSDFTGVEHRLERFLKVHGIEFINDSKATNVNSSWYALESVHKPVIWIAGGVDKGNDYTMLQGLVTNKVKAIVCLGKNNAKLHEAFGDCVADIVDASSMEEAVKAAYYLARNGDTVLLSPACASFDLFENYEDRGNQFKKEVRNL